DNA from Helicobacter pylori:
AATTGCAAGCCCTTATCTTGCATGTGATTATTACCATGCGCTTGTTCTAAGCAATCCTTAATCAAATTGATATGCTCTTTAGTGAGCTTGGTTGGCTCTTTTTGGCTTACCACTAATAAGACTTTCAATTCATCTTCATTCATGTGGTTTTTAGCGTAATTTAAAAAGCTCTCTTTAAAATCAAGCTTAGTCTTAATGCGTTTTTGCTTAATATCAAGCTCGGTTTGTTTAAAGAAACTATGCAAACTAGCGTATTTGTCTTTAAGGTCTATATTATTGCTAGGTGTTTTCTTTTCTTGCTCTTTTTGTGCGTATTCGCCTTGTTCTTGTGTGTTAGGCTCTTTTTCATTAAGCTTATTGCTTTCTTCTAAAGCAATAGAAGCGATTTTACTTGTAGTATTTTCTCCTGTAGGTCTTAGCAATTCAAGCTCATTAGGATTTAAAAAAGTGATAACTTCGTTTGTTTCATCTCTTATAACTTGCAAACTCTCTAAAAGCGTTGCACTTTCATTATCCAAACCTTGCTTGGTATTATTATCTCTTAATGTCTCTAATTCTAAGTCTTGCTGGTTTAAAAGCTCTTTTTCTTGCTCTTGAAAAACTTGTTGCTCATAGAGAGTATCAGGGTTTTGGCTCTCATAATATTGCTCTAGGGCTTTATTTTCGCCCTCTAGGGCGTATCTTTCTAGCTCTTCTTTTTCAAGCTTATTTTCATGCTCTGCAATACTAATTTCTCCAGCTCTTTGAATTTGATTTTCTTCATAATCTTGGTAGTGCCTTACTTTCAAGCTCAGCCTCTTCTCTTTCAAGCTCTTGTTGTTCTAACTTGGCACTAACTCGTGCAATGCCATCATTTTCATTCATTTGTATGTATTGCTCTTGTTGGTATTCATAATACTCATCTTCGCTCATTTCTAAAAAGCTTTTTTCTTCTGTAAGCTCTACTTCATTTTCGCTAGAATTTTGTATCTCATGTTTATTAGCATTTTGTGTCTCAACAATCACTTTTTCTAAACTTTCTACAAACTCGCTTGGATTATCATTAGAGATAGATTGCTCTTCATTGATTTCTTGTTGGAACGCATTAAAAAAATCGCTTACATTTTCATTGTCTTTTGTATTAGAGATTTCATTTTTTATGCTCTCAATGACTTCTAGCATAGAAGAAATGTCATCTTTTAAGCCCTCTTGGCTTAAAGACTTGATTTCTTGTTCTAAAATGCCTAAAAAATTGGTGGGGTCATTTTTAGAATTTTTAACTTCATCTAAAAAACTCTCTAAAAAAGCGTCCTTTCCATCATCACTCCAAGCTTTCCACGCCTTTAAAAATCCATTGATAAAATCTTGCATTATCTGCCCCTGCCTTTAGATTGAGTAAGCACTACTTCATCATTAGCAAAGTAGTGGTCATACTTTTGTTGCTCTGCTCCTTTATTAAGAGTTTGTTGCAACATCGCTGACATTTGGGGATTGTTTTGAGCCATTTCAAGCATTTTAGAAAACTCTGCCATATTCATTTCATTGTTGTTTGGCTCTTTAGTGTTGTTTTCTTTGGCATTGTTGTCTGTATTAGGTGCAATTTGTTGCTGTGGTTCTTGATAGATTTTGTGTTGCTTTCTTTTTTCATGATGGGTTGCCCCATATTGATTGACATAATCTAGCACTTTGTTATACTGCTTTTCATTCAAATGCTTGGATAAATCATAAATCACCAAATTTTGATTATTCATAGAGAAAGTATTGCTAATGTATTGTGTTCTTAAAGTTTTAGGGTCTAATTCTTTAAGCTTAGTTTTGTCTAGCGTTTGAAAAACATTGACATTGTAGAGATTTTTAATCTCTAAAGTCGGCTCTATGTCTATCTTTTCTTTTTTAAATTCGTAAAAGGGCGTTTTGCCATCTTGCATATACTTGATATTGCCCTCTTTGTCTCTTTGAGGAACTTTTTCATTCTCATAAATCACTTCGCCATTAGAATAATGCTTAAGATTGCCCTCTTTGTCTTTAAGGGGGATTAAATTACCCTGTTCATCTCTTGCTTTAACATAGCGCATTTCATAATCTCTAATATAAGCAATACTTGCCTTATCATAAAAGCCATTAGGATTATTTTTACTCTTAGTGTTGTTTTTAATATGCTCCACTTCTTTAGGGTTTGCCCCAAGTTTTAAGGCATCATCTAAACCTACCCAAACATTACTCTCATAGCCATTCTCATGTTGCTTGGCATCTAAAATAAGAGAATTTAAGCCATTATAGGCATTGCCAGCATTACCATTATAAGCTCTATTATTTGGCTTAAACTCTAATCCAGATTCTAAACTTTTAGCAATTTCGCTCGCTAAAAACCTAGCAAAAACCTCTTTTTGCTCTTTAATATCCATTTCATTCCACGCTTTCATTTAATGCTCCTTGTTTTTATTGACTTCATTTTCTAAGGAATGTTCTAACTCTATTTTTGTTTCTTGTTCGCTTTTAGGCTCTACTCCCATTTGCATAAACTCTATCATTTGCCATTCATTCATAGGGTATTTTCCCTCTTTAAGTTCTAAAAAATCTTGTGTCATTTTTTCTGTCCTTGTTTTTAAAAAATCTTTTTAGAATGCCATTAAAATTACAAGGAAATCAAGGTCTTGACTTATTTACTTTTTCAAAGTGTGTGCGTACACATATGCCACTTTTTAAGCTATTTTTAAGCAAAAAACACAAGTGTGTACGCACACATTTTTTAGGCTCAAACCATGCAACCCCCTAAAATGCGTAACTTAATCTAAAAGTAAATGAAAAGTAAATAAACCTAAAAATTTAATGAAAAAAAGTTAAAATTTAAGCTAATCTTAAGCTAAAATGATAGTTTTTTGCTCCTTTTTAATGTTTAAAAAAACTTTTTTTAAAAATGAAAAAGACAAATTAAACCTTAGAATTTCTTGAGAAAGTTCGCTTAAAATGCTTTAAATTTAATTGATAATTTAATTTCTTAATAGTTTAATGATATAAGCTAAATAAGAATAAATTCTTTCAACATTGTAATATTAAATTAAAGACTAAATACTCTTTAAATAACATAGTTTTATTATCCCTTACTAAGTTTAATTATTTACTATGTTTATATAAACAATCTTAAACAATCAAATTGTTTAAAGTTAATTCAAAATCTATATAATTGTGATATACTTTTAAAACAACTAAAATAAGGAAAATAACATGACCATTTGCATTGCTAATGAAAAGGGTGGCAGTGGTAAAAGCACGCTTTGTTTAAACTTAGCCGTGCAATTACTCAAAGACAATAAAGAAGTGGTTGTTTTAGATACAGATAGCCAAAAGTCTATGGAAACTTTTGCTACAATTCGTGCTGAAAAAGAACGCCCCACTTTTAGCTTATTTAATCGTAGTAGTGGCTTTAGCGATACTTTAAAGCAAATGGTATCTAAGTATGAAAATATCCTTATTGATACTAAGGGGGAATACAGCAAAGAAACCCAAAAAGCTATACTTTTAAGTGATATTGTGCTAGTGCCAACAACTCCTAGTCAATTAGACACTGAAGTCTTAGCTAATATGCTAGAAAGAATTGAGCAACTCCAAGAGCTTAATGAAAATCTAAGAGCCTTAATTGTCATCAATAGAATGCCTACTATTCCTACCCTTAAAGAAAGACAAGCCTTAATAGAGTTTATTAAAGAAAATAACCCTAGCGATAGGATTACACTTTTAGAAAGCTCTTTGAGTGAGCGCATTGTTTATAAGTGCAGTGTAAGCGAAGGCTTAGGGGTCATAGAATACAGCGATAAAAAGGCTATCAATGAGTGGGTTAATTTTCACAACGAATTAAAAAGCCATTTAGAAAAAGAGAAAAGACATGCGTTTTAGAAGAGTTAAAAAGCACAAAAATAAACACAATAAGGAGCATACGAGTATGGATTTACAACAAATTGATGAGCTAGAAAAGAAGTTTGAAGAACAAGAAGAACAAGCCCAAGATACCCCCCTAAAACAAGAGCCTAGCACAAAGGAAGTAAAAATCCCTAAAAAAAGGGGGCGTAAAAAAAGCTTGTTAGATGAATATAAGAAAAAGAGCTTTAACATTGCCTTTAGTCCTTGTGTGATAAAAGAACTTGATGAATTTTTGCTAGAATTTGGCTCATTTAAAGAGACACGAAGCACTTTTATTGAAGAAGCGCTTATTAGGCATTTAAAACACAGAAAAAACACCCAAGAGCAAAAGCTTTTAAAGCAACTAGAAAGATTACAAAACAAAGAAAAGGGCAATAATGAAAACAATGAACTTGAATGAATTTTTTACGCATAAGACAATCTATAAAGACACCCCTTTAAAGTTTAAGGATACACTAGAACAAGAAATCAGCCAAGCTAGTTTAGTAGAGAAGTTAATCTTAGCTAATATCTTAGCCAATATGGTGTTTGCTAAGATAAGCAATGAGAATGCCCCTAAAATTCTTATTTCACGCTTGATGTGTAAGTTTAGTCCTATTGATCATGAAAGCACTATTCCTAGTGATTTTAAGCCTATAGATGAAGAAGAATATGAAGATGATTTAGAATGGCTAAATGAAGAAAAAGAAGATAGGCTCTTTAATTACTATCTATTTTTAAATGGTATTAAAGAAAGTGATGTAGAAGAAGTGTTTAATGAAAGTGTAGAAATCTATGATGAGTGCTTAATAGAAATCGCTCAAAATGTCCTTAAAGATAAATTTTCTTATGACATTGACTTATTGCAAGTTTTAGTAAAAGGTTATGCTAAAGAGATTAGAGAATTTTTGAGTTATAAACCTACAAAAGAAATCAAAGACTTTAAAGACAAAGACACCGCACTTTATATCAGCTTAGGAAAAGACTATGACAAAGAAAAAGAGTCATTTTCTAAAAAATTGCAACAATGTTTTAAAGAGATTTTAGAGAGCAAGGGTATTTAAGTAGTTTTAAATAGAATTAAATTAACAAGACAAAACAACTAAAAACTATCAAATACCCACTCAATAAGGTTACTTATCGCCTACGCTTAGGTGTGTAGGTGTTTTCATTAGAATTGTCTAGGCTATTATCATTATTGCTATAGCCTTGTTGCTCTTGCAAGGCATTAAGGGAATGAGATTGTTTTTCAAGTTTTTTATGTATTAGTTGAGCCATTACCCCTAATTCTAGGGCTATTTCTTCTAAGTCCATAATTTGATTTAATAAAGCATCTAGTTTTACATCTACTAAATAATCGCTCACTAATTTGTCAGGGTCTTTGCTAAAATCTTTTAAGCGACTTGCTAAATCTAAGTTAAAATGTTCTTCATAATGCTTGGCTAAAAAATGCAAATCAAATAAATCTCTAGCTTTAGTTCTTATATGCTCCCCATCAAAGCAAGCACAGAGTTTGTTATCAATAATACGCTCTATTTTAGCAATTCGCATTCCCTCAATCACATTGACTTCGCTCTCTTTTGGTGCGTCTCTATAAGATATTTCTAATTTTAAAGTTTGTTCTTCTTTATTGTCTTTGGTAGCATAACGCACCATATAACGCCCCACACTATCAGTGTCTTTTTTAATATGAATATCATTTAAGATAATGCCATTAGGAATAGCGCTTTTTACTCTGCCTAAGAGATTGATTTTTTTATGACAATCAAAGTCTAAATCTTCTGAAAAACGATTTAAGCCATAGCCTAGATACAAAGCTGTTCCGCCTTTTAATACCATAGGGGTGTCGGCTAGATTTTTAACAATGGCTCTCATCAGTTTTTCATGATTAAGAGCTTGTTCGCTTAAACTCACTCTATAATGGGGTTTCTTGCTATCCATTTATCCAAATTCTCTCTTTCTTGCTTGTTTAATTTGGGTTTCATCACTTCTATAAGAGCATAGACACTCTCTTTATCTTCAATACTAGGAAACCATTCATCTAGCATAACAACCCCTAGCTTTCCAGTTTGCAATACAGAAACATAGAGACAATCTACACAAGCTCTTGGATGCTCTGCAATATAAGTGGGAGTATGTTTAGGGTAATAGCCCATTTTATTGAGCCTTGCTGTGCCATCTATAATGCCTAGATTGCCTAGTAGTTTATTAGTATTATGAGCTTGTTTTTCACCATAGATATAAACCCCTATATCATCAAATGCATTCTCCATTAAAGCATAGCTACTATGCCAATCTCCTGTGCCTTGTGGGCTATGGATATTTAAAGCCACAATAGAGCTAACATAGACTTCTTTTGAAGTGGGTGGAATATAAAGCATGCTAAACTCCCTCATTAGTTTTAATTAGGTTCTAGTTTAGCAAAATTTCACTTACTACTTCTTATGATACTCATTGATAAAATCCCCACACACTTTCATACTATATTTAAATCCTTTGGGGAGCTTGACATTATGCTTTTTAGCTAACATCTCAGCAAAGCTAATTTGTTTAGGCGTAGCGGGTCTATTTTCATCATTATTAGAGCTACTAGCCTTTTTGTTGTTTTTCTTAAAAAACTCATGCTCTTTAATGTATCGGTCTAAAAACGCCTTAGCCACTCTGTTGTCTTCTTTGTAGTTTTTAAACTCTTCGCTTAAATTTAATTGCAAATCTCTTAAAATATTTTCTATATAAGTGATTTGTCCTTCACTGCTAGGTTTTATCTCATCATCATTTCTTTCTAGCTTTTCAATCTTAGGGCATTTAGAATTTAAATTGCTGATAAAATCCACATAAGAGCTTTTATTTTCTACAATCTCATCTAGCATTTCTTCCATTTGTTTAGTATAGGTCAAATCAATAATGAATTGATAAGCATTTTCAAACACTTCTACCACTCTTTTACCCTTATGTGTAGGCGTAATAATGTGTTTTTTATCTTGGCTAATGCTGATATATTCTCTTTTTACAAGCGTAGGCAAATAGCTCGCATAAGTGCTAGGTCTGCCTATGCCTTTATTTTCTAAAAGCTTGACAAAATCTGCCTCTTTATAAGCACTTGGGGCATTTCTTTTAATGGTGGCTAAAACTAAGTCATTTAGACTTAACACATCATCAATTTTTAGATTAAATTGTGCGTTTTGTTCTTTTTCTTTATTGTCTTTATCATCATTACTTTCATCATTTTCTAGCTCTTTTTTAGAAAACATTGCTAAAAATCCAGCACTTTTTAAACCCTTTACAGAACATTTAAAATACTCGTTTTTGATTTTAAAGAGCAAATCTTGCTTGTCATAAATGGCATTCTTGCCTTGACTTTCAATAGTCCTTTCAAAAATGAGTTGATAGAGTTTTAAAGCGTCTTGATTAGTAATATTAGCATTATAGACTATGCTTTCTAAATCTTCAGTAGTATGGGGGTGTGTGATGCGAATTGCTTCATGGGCTTCTGCTTGGCTTTGCTTGCCAGCCTTGTATTCTCTTTTTAAATACAAGTCCTTATAAATAGGTGCATAAAAGCTCTCTGTCTCATCTAAAAACTCCACGCTCAAACTTTCCGCATCTGTCCTAATGTAAGTAATCAGTCCAGCCTCAAAGAGATTTTGAGCTAGTGATTGCACTTCGCTAATACTTAAACCAAGCATAGAACTTGCTTTTTCTAAAAGCGTAGAAGTGATAAAGGGCTTTTTAGGTTTAGTCTCTACAACAGAGTTTTTTAAATCCTTTAAAAGACAAGCTTTATTATCCTTTAAGCTCTCAAAGAGTTTTAAAGCCTCTTCTTTATCATTGAATTTAATCTCTTCGCCCTTTTCATCACAATGCTTGATAGTTACTTCTCTGTTAGCACTATCGTTAATCTTAGCTTGAATTTGATAGCTTACTTTCTCATTTTCAGGTAAAGCCTTAAATTTTTCAATCTCTCTGTCTCTATCTACAATGAGTTTTAAACAAGGGGTTTGCACTCGCCCAACACTACTACCTTTCATTTGTCCTAAAGCCTTACCTAAATAAGGGGATAGCGTAAAACCTAAGAGCATATCTGCAACTCGTCTTGCTAAAGCGCTTTGATACATTTGCTTATTGGTGTTTTCAAATAAAAGGGCGTTTTGTAAGCCCTTGTTAATCCCACTTGGTGTGATTTCAAAAAACTCCGCCCTATAAATAGAACTAGCTACATTTTTGATTTTTTGATAAAACATATAGCCTATAGCATAGCCCTCTCTATCAGTGTCAGTGGCGATATAAACCTTTTTGTTTTTACACGCCTCTATCATCTCAAAAATATGTTTTTTCTTTTCTTGGTCATAATCAAAAGTCGGCTTAAAGCCATTACTTTCATCATAGCTTTTAAGTTGCATAAAATGCCCTATGGTAGCAAAGACCTTAGCTCCTGTGATTTCTCTAATCTTAGCTACCTTATTAGGACTTTCAATAATGATGACGCTGTTATTCATTTGATTGCTCCTTTAAAAATTTAACTTTGGGTGCTTTGTGTAACTTCTTGTTCGCTTTCTTCATCGCCTTGTTGCATTTTCTTAAACAAGGCTCTTTTCTCTTCCATACTGATTTCACTCAGTGGCTTTTTTAAAATCTCATCAATTTCATTGTGATTTCCTTGCTCTATATTTTCATTAGCATTTTCTAAGGTAATGGGACTTTCATTGTCTTTCTCGCTTTCTTTTAAGTTTGAATTTTCAAGCTCTTGTGGTGTAGTGGGATTATTCTCGTTAGTGTTTCTCTCATTGCTCTCATTCTCTACTTTTTCCCCCTTATTACTTGGTTCTAAGTCAGCTTTGTTTTGATTAGGGGTTGTTTCAATCTCTGTAGTGGGTTGTATAGGCTCTTCAACTCTTTGTCTCTCTACTTCTAAATCAATAGGCAAATTAGCTCTTTTTAAAAGCTCTTTATCTTTGAACTAATAATTAGCTTTGAGTTTTAAGGGGGTAGCTTTAGCCCCTGTAACAATAACAATGACTTCATCTGAATTGATATTCATAATATCTTGGGCTGTAAGTAAGTTTCTACCCTCATGGCTATAAGAAGAGCTACCTCCAAAGACCAATTGACCTTTTTCGGTAGAATAATTTTTAGATTGTCTTGTAAATTCGCCCACTTCCTTAGAGACAATCTCAGCATCTTCAGCACTATTCATCTTAAAGACAATGTTATAATGCACCACGCCTTTTAAGATTTTCAAATCATCATCGCTATAGTATTTTCTAATCATCGCATAATCTTGCGTGATGAATAAGGGGACAACATTATAAGAGCGACAAAGTGCTGGCATTTCTAACAAGAAAGGCAACTTACCAAATCTAACAAATTCATCAGCAATGATAAAAATACGCTCTTCAGGTTTAGAGCTTTCTTTGACCATAAGGTTTTTAGCAATACTCTCTAAAAAGGCTCTTATTAAAGAAGAAAGTGTGCCTATATCAATTTGAGCGATTACAATGTAAATACTGATATTGCCCGTTCTTAATTCTTCATAATCAAAGCTCATTTTAGAAGTAGCTTCACGCACTTTTGGGTCTTTATAGACATACATAAAACGCTTAAAAGAAGACATAATGCTCCCAAATTCATCATCAGGAGTGTTTGCCCAACTCCTAGCATCTGTCCTTATAATCTCATCTAACGCCCCTTTTGTTCCATAAGGGGGTTCAGGTTCTCTTGGGTCATAGTTTTTTTCATCATTCATATCTATGTATTTTTGGTCAGCCACTTGATTTAAAAAGAGTTTTAAAACATTAGCTTGGGGATTTTTCATGGGGGCGTTAGTTTGTGGGTCTAAGATAACTTCGCCTGTCTTTTTATCGTGTTGGTAAAGTTGCTTGTAATAAGGGCTTTTAGGGTGTATTAAGGGGGCATAATCATTAGCTGGTGCGATAGAGACATCATAAAAAGAGCTATGCCCTTTGGTTACTACTTGAAAAAGAGCAAAAAAGACAAAAAGCTCTTTAGCTTTAGATACCCAATGGTCTTCTTCATCTACAAAAATACCATCGCCTACTGCTTTAACATGCCTTAATTGCTCCGCAAAGGTCATCTTTTCAACAATCCTTTTATCAAAAGGATTGAAATAGCAAGTGTTATCATCACCATAAGGATTAAAAATTAAAATTCTATTGTTTAAGAATTTTTGTCTATAACCTGCGGTCTTATCTCTTAGTTCGCCTTTAATATCAGTGATAATACAGCTATTAGGCAAAGTCAATAAATTTGGCAAAGCCACACATGCAGTTTTTCCAGCACCAGGGGGTGCAACAATCATCGCTCCTAAGGGCTTGTCATAGCACACATTTCTAAGCTTTGGAAAACCAAATTTACCTAGAATAAAGCCATTATCAAATTGCACCCCTAATCTATGCACCACTTTACAAAAGCCCTCTTTGCTAAAAATTTTAAAGCATTCTATATCTTTAACATTAGCCCATCTCGCATAGCCATGCGAAGTTTCTGTGGTTTTTGGGAAATTGATATAAATCGTAGCCACAAAGGGCATTAAAGAGATTAGCATAGTAAGATAGACTTCAAATTTTAAATCAAAGATGCTTGCCCCATGATAAAGCCCTACAAACACGCTTTGAGAAAAGAAATAAGCCTGTCTCAACGACTTTAAGGCATCAAAAGTGTAATAATTTGCCAAGATAAAAAATAAGGGGATAAGTAAAATGCTAAAAAGCACGCAAAAAGCCTTCACAAATTGCATTTTCATGCGTTGTCCTTTTTTGGCTCAGTAGTAGATTGTTTTTCATTAAGAGCGTTGAGAATTTTTGAAATGGCGTTAAATTCTGTTTGGCTTTTTTGTTCTTTGTAAATTTGAAGTAATAATTCCAAAGAGATTTTTTTACACTCTTCTACATTTTTATTAAGTGTATCCATAACCTTAAAAATCTCTTCTAAGAATGCTAAATTCTGCAAATAAAAGGGTTTGTTATATCCACACTGCTTTTAAAGAATTTTTTTGCTACATTGACATCTAAACCACTTTTATTCATTTGTAAATTTAAAGCAATCGCCTCTATAACCCCATGCACACTATCTGCATGTAAAGTAGAAACCATGCCTTTATGCCCAGTGTTTCCAAATCTTAAAAAGAGCATGGAATTTCGTGTGTCAATCTCGCCTACCATAAGCCTATCAGGAGACATTCTCATTGCCATATTCAAGGCGTTTTCATAGGTAAATTTAGAGCTTTCAGTTTTATCCACTAACAAGGATTTATGATTTTCAAACGCTCTTAAATCTAATTCTTCGCTATCTTCAACACTTACTATTCGTGTGTGTTTGGGGATAAACTCAATTAGAGCGTTTAAAAAACTCGTTTTTCCACTGCCTGTGCCTCCACTAATGAGTAAGTTTTTGCCCTCAATCATTAAGTTTTGTAAATACTCATAATCGTATTGACAGATACTAGAAAGCTTGAAAGCTTTTAAATCAAACTTTTTATCACTTGGCACTCTAATATTCAAACTCAATTCATTATCCGCACTAATAGCAAAGTGGTTCATGCTCACTCTGTATCTAGAAGTAGGAATGGAAGTATTAAGGGTGGGGTAATTAGCATTAAAAAACAAATCTCTAAAACTCGCTAATTGTTCCCCAAACCCCAGAATAAAGGCTTTGTCTAAATTTTCATCAAAGACTTTTTCTCTTACTCCATTAAGCTTATAGAGCCAAATTTCTTTTTCTTTATTCATAATTAGCTCTGTAATACCGCTATCTAAATAAGGCAATAGCCTTAAAATAGCGTTTCTTAAAGCCCTATAATCTTTGAGTTTGTCTAAGTCCATAGAATTACTTTCTTTTTAATTCTTCAATATTGTTACTAAGCGTTTCAATCTTGTTATCCAAGTGCTTAATGCGTCTTTCAAACTCTCTTTGCAAGCTTTCACGCTTATTGATAGCCTTATCTAACTCATTAGTGCGTCGAACAATTAAATTGGCGTTGTTTTTTAATTCCTTAGCTTTTTGAATATTATTCAATGGCATTTTTTCTACTTCCTTTGGCTCTTGGTTTTGATTATTGGAGTTAATTTCTAACTCGTTTTCTTGCATGATTTCATCTAACATCATTGGCTCCTTAAAATTAAAATAAATAAGCGTAGTTGAACGCTATGTAGCTAGAATTAGTCGCTTTGGTAAGAAAATTAGAAAACAAGACCTCGCCCTTAAAATTCCCGTTTTGAACGACAATTTTGCTAGGCACAACTGACTGATAGTTAATTGCTCCTCCAAAGCGATAATTCACTTCAAATTGATGATGGTTTAAGTAATAATGTAGTCCAATAGTGGGATAAAAACCATGATTAAAAATATCTTTAGGTTTATTAGTGATAAACTCACTATGGCTGGTTTTTATGGGGTCTATTTTTGCAAAATAATATTGCATACGCCAGCCAAAGCCCACACTTAATCCTAGTGTATGGCGGTTCTTTTTAATGACATTTAAAAAATCAAACAAATACTTCACATCTATGCCAAAATTTAAAGGCGTGTAATTAGCGCTAACTTTAGATTTGTAAATTTTTATGTCTGTGCTTACATCACTAGGTGTGCCTCCATACAAATGGCTTGAGATTTTAATCCCATGCCTTTTACTAGCTCCAAAATAATGTTGATAACCTATTAATAGTCCCATATTAAAATTAGCGTTTTTAGAAGTCTTGCTATAAGTGAGTAAATCATCTGTAGTATTAGAAATAAAGCTTAAACTTTGTTTTAAACTTGTGTCTGTAATAGCAATTTCTGAGCCTAAGAAAAAGCCATTTTTAGTTTGCATAGCTACTAGGTGTTTTTGAGACTTTTTTTGCTCTTTAACTTCTCTTTTAACTTGACTTTGTAACAACTCAGCACTTTGTAAAGGAGCTGATTGTTGCTTTTTAAGGGTATTTTGTGGAGCAATTTTTTGCTCCATTTTGTGTTCTAATTTTTGTTCTTGAGAAATGTCTTCTTGTTTATTTTCATCAGGCATAATGGCTAAAAAGCCCTCATTAGCTTGCAAATAACCAAGAGTAGTTAAAAACAAGGCTTTCTTTAAATTAGTGTTCATTTTTTTCCTTTCTTAATTGTTTGGGACAACCCAATTGTTGTGCGAAGCACATGAGTAATTAGCATTAGGCGTCTGTGCCCATGAGCAATATTTACCCTTAGTGCTAGATTTCCAAGCATTTCCAGGGCTAAAGTTATAACTCATACAAAGATTGCCATTCCCATTAGGGCGATAATAAGTCGCTTGCCAATTGGTAAATTCTTGTGTGTTAATGAGTTGTTTAACACCATTATTGAGATTAAGCTTTTGGCTTAATACAGTGAGTTCAAAATTTTTGCGATACTCATCGCTTAAATTAGGGGTATTCACATAGATAGTGGATGGAAAGCGTTTGAGTGTTTTTTGAGCTTGTGAGACATAGTAATACTTATAGGTGTCATACACAGCATCACTATCGCCCTCATTTCTAGGGCGGATATATCCAATCGTA
Protein-coding regions in this window:
- a CDS encoding ArdC family protein, which gives rise to MKAWNEMDIKEQKEVFARFLASEIAKSLESGLEFKPNNRAYNGNAGNAYNGLNSLILDAKQHENGYESNVWVGLDDALKLGANPKEVEHIKNNTKSKNNPNGFYDKASIAYIRDYEMRYVKARDEQGNLIPLKDKEGNLKHYSNGEVIYENEKVPQRDKEGNIKYMQDGKTPFYEFKKEKIDIEPTLEIKNLYNVNVFQTLDKTKLKELDPKTLRTQYISNTFSMNNQNLVIYDLSKHLNEKQYNKVLDYVNQYGATHHEKRKQHKIYQEPQQQIAPNTDNNAKENNTKEPNNNEMNMAEFSKMLEMAQNNPQMSAMLQQTLNKGAEQQKYDHYFANDEVVLTQSKGRGR
- a CDS encoding ParA family protein yields the protein MTICIANEKGGSGKSTLCLNLAVQLLKDNKEVVVLDTDSQKSMETFATIRAEKERPTFSLFNRSSGFSDTLKQMVSKYENILIDTKGEYSKETQKAILLSDIVLVPTTPSQLDTEVLANMLERIEQLQELNENLRALIVINRMPTIPTLKERQALIEFIKENNPSDRITLLESSLSERIVYKCSVSEGLGVIEYSDKKAINEWVNFHNELKSHLEKEKRHAF
- a CDS encoding nucleotidyl transferase AbiEii/AbiGii toxin family protein — translated: MDSKKPHYRVSLSEQALNHEKLMRAIVKNLADTPMVLKGGTALYLGYGLNRFSEDLDFDCHKKINLLGRVKSAIPNGIILNDIHIKKDTDSVGRYMVRYATKDNKEEQTLKLEISYRDAPKESEVNVIEGMRIAKIERIIDNKLCACFDGEHIRTKARDLFDLHFLAKHYEEHFNLDLASRLKDFSKDPDKLVSDYLVDVKLDALLNQIMDLEEIALELGVMAQLIHKKLEKQSHSLNALQEQQGYSNNDNSLDNSNENTYTPKRRR
- a CDS encoding type IA DNA topoisomerase, with translation MNNSVIIIESPNKVAKIREITGAKVFATIGHFMQLKSYDESNGFKPTFDYDQEKKKHIFEMIEACKNKKVYIATDTDREGYAIGYMFYQKIKNVASSIYRAEFFEITPSGINKGLQNALLFENTNKQMYQSALARRVADMLLGFTLSPYLGKALGQMKGSSVGRVQTPCLKLIVDRDREIEKFKALPENEKVSYQIQAKINDSANREVTIKHCDEKGEEIKFNDKEEALKLFESLKDNKACLLKDLKNSVVETKPKKPFITSTLLEKASSMLGLSISEVQSLAQNLFEAGLITYIRTDAESLSVEFLDETESFYAPIYKDLYLKREYKAGKQSQAEAHEAIRITHPHTTEDLESIVYNANITNQDALKLYQLIFERTIESQGKNAIYDKQDLLFKIKNEYFKCSVKGLKSAGFLAMFSKKELENDESNDDKDNKEKEQNAQFNLKIDDVLSLNDLVLATIKRNAPSAYKEADFVKLLENKGIGRPSTYASYLPTLVKREYISISQDKKHIITPTHKGKRVVEVFENAYQFIIDLTYTKQMEEMLDEIVENKSSYVDFISNLNSKCPKIEKLERNDDEIKPSSEGQITYIENILRDLQLNLSEEFKNYKEDNRVAKAFLDRYIKEHEFFKKNNKKASSSNNDENRPATPKQISFAEMLAKKHNVKLPKGFKYSMKVCGDFINEYHKK
- a CDS encoding ATPase, T2SS/T4P/T4SS family, which produces MDLDKLKDYRALRNAILRLLPYLDSGITELIMNKEKEIWLYKLNGVREKVFDENLDKAFILGFGEQLASFRDLFFNANYPTLNTSIPTSRYRVSMNHFAISADNELSLNIRVPSDKKFDLKAFKLSSICQYDYEYLQNLMIEGKNLLISGGTGSGKTSFLNALIEFIPKHTRIVSVEDSEELDLRAFENHKSLLVDKTESSKFTYENALNMAMRMSPDRLMVGEIDTRNSMLFLRFGNTGHKGMVSTLHADSVHGVIEAIALNLQMNKSGLDVNVAKKFFKSSVDITNPFICRI